The Candidatus Dormiibacterota bacterium genome has a window encoding:
- a CDS encoding FAD:protein FMN transferase, giving the protein MQTSTLASVVDRALGTNVRVVVTRVAAIAAAKAAVDATLRDIDLACSRFRDDSELTLLNRRAGRETRVSELLARALAEGLRAARLTDGDVDPTVGRAMRLVGYDVDFAAVAPDGEPLTLTVEPIPGWRTVRLDRVTRSVSFPAGVEIDLGATAKALAADLCAAAGFRAMGGEGGILVSLGGDIALAGEPPPGGWKVQVSIDSNDAIDESEESVIVQAGGVASSSTRVRRWRRGGVEIHHIIDPRTSCPADTVWRLATVVADTCVDANIASTAAIIRGERAIPWLEARRLPSRLVGAGDRIVRIAGWPEPGVGWAG; this is encoded by the coding sequence ATGCAGACCAGCACTCTGGCGTCGGTCGTCGACCGCGCTCTTGGGACCAACGTCCGCGTCGTCGTCACGCGTGTGGCGGCGATCGCCGCCGCCAAGGCCGCGGTTGACGCGACCCTACGCGACATCGACCTGGCCTGCAGCCGGTTCCGCGACGACAGCGAGCTCACGCTGCTCAACCGGCGCGCCGGTCGGGAGACGCGCGTCAGCGAACTCCTCGCCCGGGCTCTCGCCGAGGGGCTGCGGGCCGCACGCCTCACCGATGGCGACGTCGACCCCACCGTCGGCAGGGCGATGCGACTGGTCGGGTACGACGTCGACTTCGCCGCCGTCGCCCCCGACGGCGAGCCGCTGACACTCACGGTGGAGCCGATCCCGGGATGGAGAACGGTCCGCCTCGATCGGGTCACCCGCAGCGTGTCCTTCCCGGCCGGCGTCGAGATCGACCTCGGCGCCACCGCCAAGGCGCTCGCCGCCGACCTCTGCGCCGCTGCGGGATTCCGCGCGATGGGTGGAGAGGGAGGCATCCTCGTGAGCCTCGGCGGCGATATCGCTCTCGCGGGAGAGCCGCCGCCGGGCGGCTGGAAGGTTCAGGTCAGCATCGACAGCAACGATGCGATCGACGAGTCGGAGGAGAGCGTGATCGTGCAGGCCGGCGGTGTCGCCAGCTCCAGCACGCGGGTGCGCCGCTGGCGCCGTGGCGGCGTTGAGATCCACCACATCATCGATCCGCGCACCAGCTGTCCCGCCGACACGGTATGGCGGCTCGCAACGGTCGTCGCCGACACGTGCGTCGACGCCAACATCGCGTCGACCGCGGCGATCATTCGCGGCGAGCGGGCGATCCCGTGGCTGGAGGCCCGGCGGCTGCCATCACGGCTGGTCGGCGCCGGCGACCGGATCGTCCGCATCGCGGGGTGGCCCGAGCCGGGAGTGGGGTGGGCGGGATGA
- a CDS encoding ferric reductase-like transmembrane domain-containing protein, producing MNDKTLWFTTRGAGAVSLMLLTAVVVVGLLARLRFTTEGWPRFISATFHRDLALITVVFLALHIVTAVVDPFTSLGLMPVVVPFGSSYRTVWLGFGTIAVELLLAIVVTSLARAWIGVRGWRVVHWLAYASWPLAVVHGLGTGTDARQVWMLGITAGCVGLVAGVGLWRLVAAPADPLDAARREAAGTHRVARR from the coding sequence ATGAACGACAAGACGCTGTGGTTCACCACCCGGGGGGCGGGAGCGGTGTCCCTCATGCTGCTCACGGCCGTGGTCGTCGTCGGTCTGCTCGCGCGTCTGCGCTTCACGACCGAGGGCTGGCCCCGGTTCATCAGCGCGACCTTCCATCGCGACCTCGCGCTCATCACCGTCGTCTTCCTCGCCCTGCACATCGTCACCGCGGTGGTGGATCCGTTCACGAGCCTGGGCCTCATGCCCGTCGTCGTGCCCTTCGGGTCGTCGTACCGCACCGTCTGGCTCGGGTTCGGCACCATCGCCGTCGAGCTGCTCCTCGCCATCGTCGTCACCAGCCTTGCACGGGCGTGGATCGGCGTGCGTGGGTGGCGCGTCGTCCACTGGCTCGCGTACGCGTCCTGGCCCCTGGCCGTGGTCCACGGCCTCGGCACGGGAACCGACGCGCGTCAGGTGTGGATGCTCGGCATCACCGCCGGATGCGTCGGCCTGGTCGCGGGAGTCGGCCTGTGGCGCCTCGTCGCCGCTCCCGCCGATCCCCTGGACGCGGCCAGGCGAGAGGCCGCGGGAACGCACCGCGTGGCCCGCCGGTGA
- a CDS encoding NADH-ubiquinone oxidoreductase-F iron-sulfur binding region domain-containing protein: protein MEPGPAHVARLGPVPRGGAGLIEVLERSDLRGRGGASFPVGTKWRTVAGRRAGSAVLLVNGAEGEPLSYKDRLLMQCRPHLVIDGAFLAATSVGADDIVLFVGEEHRPARASLERALAERVDHPCRVRFVTAPARYVAGEESAAVHCVNDGVALPTSIPPRPFEKGVGGRPTLVQNVETLAHVALVARFGDRWYQEGGRDGAGGTALLSISGAVRQGSVLEVAQGSTIGEAVEAVGGATAAVGAVLLGGYFGGWVRAGETWSLPVDGMRLRAHGRALGCGTVALLPAHRCGVAMTALIASYLADQSARQCGPCVFGLRAIADALSRVAVCTPDAHDLTRLRTWSSELRGRGACRHPDGAAGLVLSALDVFDTEFLSHAVQRRCSSPGTPLEAAQWTS from the coding sequence ATGGAGCCCGGCCCCGCCCACGTCGCCCGGCTCGGTCCGGTGCCGCGCGGCGGGGCCGGGCTCATCGAGGTGCTCGAGCGCAGCGACCTGCGGGGTCGCGGCGGTGCGTCTTTCCCGGTCGGAACCAAGTGGCGCACCGTCGCCGGACGTCGCGCTGGAAGCGCCGTCCTGCTCGTCAACGGAGCCGAGGGCGAGCCGCTGAGCTACAAGGACCGCCTGCTCATGCAGTGCCGCCCCCACCTCGTCATCGACGGCGCCTTCCTCGCGGCCACGAGCGTCGGCGCCGACGACATCGTGCTCTTCGTCGGTGAGGAGCATCGGCCAGCCAGGGCCAGCCTGGAGCGTGCGCTCGCGGAGCGGGTGGACCACCCCTGCCGCGTGCGCTTCGTCACCGCGCCCGCGCGCTACGTCGCCGGCGAGGAGTCGGCGGCGGTGCACTGCGTCAACGACGGTGTGGCGCTGCCCACGTCGATCCCGCCGCGTCCGTTCGAGAAGGGCGTCGGTGGCCGTCCCACGCTGGTGCAGAACGTCGAGACCCTCGCCCACGTCGCACTCGTCGCGCGGTTCGGCGACCGCTGGTATCAGGAGGGTGGGCGCGACGGCGCCGGCGGTACGGCGCTGCTGTCGATCAGCGGGGCGGTGCGCCAGGGATCGGTTCTCGAGGTGGCGCAGGGCTCGACGATCGGCGAGGCCGTCGAGGCGGTCGGCGGAGCCACGGCAGCCGTCGGGGCGGTCCTCCTCGGGGGGTATTTCGGGGGCTGGGTCCGGGCCGGCGAGACATGGTCGCTCCCCGTCGACGGCATGCGGCTGCGGGCACACGGCAGGGCGCTGGGCTGCGGCACCGTCGCGCTGCTCCCCGCCCATCGCTGCGGCGTCGCGATGACCGCGCTGATCGCCTCGTACCTCGCCGACCAGAGCGCCCGGCAATGCGGCCCCTGCGTGTTCGGCCTGCGGGCGATCGCCGACGCCCTGAGCCGCGTCGCGGTGTGCACCCCCGACGCCCACGACCTCACCCGGCTGCGAACCTGGTCGTCGGAGCTGCGCGGCCGCGGCGCCTGCCGCCATCCCGACGGCGCCGCGGGGTTGGTGCTCTCGGCCCTCGACGTCTTCGACACCGAGTTCCTCAGCCATGCGGTGCAGCGGCGCTGCTCGTCGCCGGGCACACCGCTGGAGGCGGCGCAATGGACGTCGTGA
- a CDS encoding ferredoxin: MDVVTMSIDRIRCDGHGLCAELLPELIRLDDWGYPIIEPGSIPEELVSHARRAVASCPVVALKLLTARDGRRR, from the coding sequence ATGGACGTCGTGACGATGTCGATCGACCGTATCCGCTGCGACGGCCACGGCCTCTGCGCCGAGCTGCTGCCGGAGCTCATCCGGCTCGACGACTGGGGCTACCCGATCATCGAGCCCGGCTCGATCCCCGAGGAGCTCGTCTCCCATGCCCGGCGCGCCGTCGCCTCCTGCCCGGTGGTCGCGCTCAAGCTGCTCACCGCCCGCGACGGCCGCCGGCGCTGA
- a CDS encoding FAD:protein FMN transferase yields MPALDTVAPVLSAASFPAMGSTVTVAVDDPTALSEALVVVREEITEIDRVCSRFRPHSELSRLNRRAGGPPLPVSPLLEEAIAVALEVARITRGLVDPTVGRCLHDLGYTVTFRDLPTDGPPLELRLRSAPGWRVVEHDAVAHTVRLPAEVWLDLGASGKAWAADRAATVAAERLGAGVAVDCGGDIAVAGPAPANGWPVRVGEWPQAPDGQEVLVHDGGLATSGTTARRWRRGGREIHHIVDPSTGLPAATPWRLVSVAAASCVEANAAATAALLLGDAAWDWLDGLTLPSRLVDRDGRAHPTRGWPTPC; encoded by the coding sequence GTGCCTGCACTCGACACCGTCGCACCCGTGCTGAGCGCCGCCTCCTTCCCCGCGATGGGGTCGACGGTGACCGTCGCCGTCGATGACCCGACCGCGCTGTCCGAGGCGCTGGTGGTCGTCCGGGAGGAGATCACCGAGATCGACCGCGTCTGCAGCCGGTTTCGCCCCCACTCCGAGCTCTCCCGCCTCAACCGACGGGCCGGAGGCCCGCCGCTGCCGGTCTCCCCACTCCTCGAGGAGGCGATCGCGGTGGCCCTCGAGGTGGCGCGAATCACGCGGGGGCTGGTGGACCCGACCGTGGGTCGCTGCCTCCACGATCTGGGATACACGGTCACCTTTCGCGACCTGCCCACCGACGGGCCGCCGCTCGAGCTCCGGCTGCGCTCGGCGCCCGGCTGGCGCGTGGTCGAGCACGACGCCGTCGCACACACGGTCCGGCTGCCCGCGGAGGTCTGGCTCGACCTCGGTGCCAGCGGCAAGGCGTGGGCGGCCGACCGAGCCGCCACGGTTGCCGCCGAGCGGCTCGGCGCCGGCGTGGCTGTCGACTGTGGCGGGGACATCGCCGTCGCGGGACCGGCGCCGGCGAATGGCTGGCCGGTCCGGGTCGGCGAGTGGCCGCAGGCGCCCGACGGGCAGGAGGTCCTCGTTCACGACGGGGGACTGGCCACCTCGGGGACCACCGCGCGCCGCTGGCGGCGCGGCGGCCGCGAGATCCACCACATCGTCGATCCGTCGACGGGACTGCCCGCCGCGACGCCCTGGCGGCTGGTGTCGGTGGCCGCCGCCTCCTGCGTCGAGGCGAACGCCGCGGCGACCGCCGCGCTCCTCCTCGGCGACGCCGCGTGGGACTGGCTGGACGGGCTCACACTGCCATCCCGCCTCGTCGACAGGGACGGCCGCGCCCATCCCACCCGAGGCTGGCCCACGCCATGCTGA
- a CDS encoding ferric reductase-like transmembrane domain-containing protein, with protein MLSAHAVIAAATTPAPPGPSPFWYATRGAGVALLLVLTASVVLGVGTSLRLGGRTIPRFVLALLHRNLGLLCVVLLAVHIVTTVLDPFARISVPDALVPFSAAYRPLWLGLGTVAAEVLVAIAVTSVLRRRIGQRTWRLVHWTAYASWPAAVVHGLGTGSDAQAPWMIGITATCVTAVLLAVITRLGAGWRARLPLRLAVGLTAAASVAAIAVWAVHGPFRPGWAAVAGTPATLLTPGAPPAGRTGPVHSGPGGFSDDLIGTMVRDPSGGTQVALRDVVDPGLTLAVRPPTSAETLPVVTVVRGGRTVCVTPGRAGTSLYAVCGTTRLTITLFGGPALVTGRLATSGPLG; from the coding sequence ATGCTGAGCGCCCATGCGGTCATCGCCGCCGCCACCACCCCGGCGCCTCCGGGACCGAGCCCTTTCTGGTACGCGACCCGTGGCGCCGGCGTCGCTCTGCTCCTCGTCCTCACCGCGAGCGTGGTCCTCGGCGTCGGCACCTCGCTCCGGCTCGGCGGCCGAACGATCCCTCGCTTCGTGCTCGCGCTCCTCCACCGCAACCTCGGTCTGCTCTGCGTCGTCCTGCTCGCCGTCCACATCGTCACCACCGTCCTCGACCCCTTCGCTCGAATCAGTGTTCCCGACGCCCTCGTCCCCTTCTCCGCGGCCTACCGTCCCCTGTGGCTGGGCCTGGGAACCGTGGCCGCCGAGGTGCTCGTCGCCATCGCGGTCACCAGCGTGCTCCGGCGCCGGATCGGGCAGCGCACCTGGCGCCTGGTCCACTGGACGGCCTACGCGTCCTGGCCGGCCGCCGTCGTCCACGGGCTCGGCACCGGCTCGGATGCCCAGGCGCCGTGGATGATCGGGATCACCGCGACGTGCGTCACCGCGGTGCTGCTGGCGGTGATCACCCGGCTCGGCGCCGGATGGCGTGCACGACTGCCGCTCCGGCTCGCCGTGGGGCTGACGGCGGCGGCAAGTGTGGCCGCCATCGCGGTCTGGGCGGTCCATGGCCCGTTCCGCCCGGGCTGGGCGGCCGTCGCCGGGACGCCCGCCACCCTCCTGACCCCCGGTGCGCCGCCGGCAGGCCGCACCGGGCCGGTCCACAGCGGCCCCGGCGGGTTCAGCGACGACCTCATCGGCACCATGGTGCGCGACCCGTCAGGCGGCACGCAGGTGGCGCTCCGCGACGTCGTCGATCCGGGGCTGACCCTGGCCGTCCGGCCACCCACCAGCGCCGAGACGCTGCCGGTGGTCACCGTGGTCCGTGGCGGTCGGACCGTGTGCGTCACCCCGGGGCGTGCCGGCACCTCCCTCTACGCGGTGTGCGGGACCACGCGGTTGACCATCACCCTCTTCGGCGGCCCCGCCCTGGTCACCGGACGCCTCGCCACGTCGGGACCATTGGGCTGA
- a CDS encoding choice-of-anchor D domain-containing protein — protein sequence MAISIGGLALTHPLPVKAATVAVSASQVHFGSQEENTTSSSKTVHLTNTDVTPLTFTGIFVKEGDASDFVITRNGCGQSLAPGASCSVEVVFRPGSGTFGPRSSTLEIDDDASLSPQSVTLIGEVASPDVQVDPSDLSFGPQAPGTVSGIRTVSVHNDGNGSMRITDLKLDPTDDFDVVSGDCFTTLDPGHSCSIEIRFSPKTASGDVKAIRTSILTITDNDPNSPTQLVSLDGSVPTPQAQLSTTIMDFGDQAAGTSSAPKAVTLQNTGSGPLTLAALEMKGLDPDDFNVKSNACPGALPVGGSCQITIAFAPQKSDGALSALMTITDDAPTVTQTVALRGNAKPSATTTPPVRTVPPPGLVVPIQPVPAVAAPASATPSSVPTSDPTAGATPDTATPLSVVERPVAGRHHAPSAAPRADEHNLLVSAILTAVGDDGAVLRGLLTGVLTVLPFAILAAAGWAARLVWMRRRRSDRVRGEAPKS from the coding sequence GTGGCTATCTCCATTGGCGGGCTCGCCCTGACGCATCCGCTGCCCGTCAAGGCGGCGACGGTCGCGGTCAGCGCCAGCCAGGTGCACTTCGGGAGCCAGGAGGAGAACACCACCAGCTCCAGCAAGACCGTGCACCTGACCAACACCGACGTCACTCCGCTGACCTTCACAGGCATCTTCGTGAAGGAGGGCGACGCCTCCGACTTCGTCATCACGCGCAACGGCTGCGGCCAGAGCCTCGCCCCCGGCGCCAGCTGCAGCGTGGAGGTCGTCTTCCGACCTGGCAGCGGCACCTTCGGGCCACGCTCCTCGACCCTGGAGATCGACGACGACGCCTCCCTCAGCCCGCAGAGCGTCACTCTCATCGGTGAGGTCGCCTCTCCCGACGTGCAGGTCGACCCTTCGGACCTGAGCTTCGGCCCGCAGGCCCCGGGCACGGTGAGTGGCATCCGCACGGTGTCGGTGCACAACGACGGCAACGGCTCGATGCGCATCACCGACCTGAAGCTCGACCCCACCGACGACTTCGACGTGGTCAGTGGCGACTGCTTCACCACCCTCGACCCCGGCCACAGCTGCAGCATCGAGATCCGCTTCAGTCCCAAGACGGCGTCGGGTGACGTCAAGGCCATCCGCACCTCGATCCTCACCATCACCGACAACGACCCCAACAGCCCCACGCAACTGGTCTCGCTCGACGGCTCGGTACCAACCCCGCAGGCCCAACTGAGCACGACGATCATGGACTTCGGCGACCAGGCCGCGGGCACCAGCAGCGCCCCAAAGGCGGTGACCCTGCAGAACACCGGCTCCGGACCGCTGACCCTGGCCGCGCTGGAGATGAAGGGTCTGGATCCAGACGACTTCAACGTGAAGAGCAATGCATGCCCCGGGGCTCTGCCCGTCGGCGGGAGCTGCCAGATCACGATCGCGTTCGCGCCGCAGAAGTCGGACGGCGCCCTCAGCGCACTGATGACCATCACCGATGACGCGCCGACGGTGACCCAGACGGTGGCGCTTCGCGGCAACGCCAAGCCGTCCGCGACGACGACGCCCCCAGTCCGCACTGTGCCGCCACCCGGACTCGTCGTCCCGATTCAGCCGGTCCCGGCCGTGGCCGCGCCTGCGAGCGCCACTCCGAGCAGCGTGCCCACCAGCGACCCCACGGCCGGCGCAACGCCCGACACGGCGACCCCTCTGAGCGTCGTCGAGCGCCCCGTCGCCGGCCGGCATCACGCCCCGTCAGCCGCCCCCAGGGCCGACGAGCACAACCTGCTGGTGAGCGCCATCCTCACCGCCGTCGGCGACGACGGGGCGGTGCTCCGCGGGCTGCTCACCGGGGTGCTGACGGTCCTGCCCTTCGCCATTCTTGCCGCAGCCGGCTGGGCGGCCCGGCTGGTCTGGATGCGGCGGCGCCGCTCCGATCGGGTGCGCGGCGAGGCGCCGAAAAGCTAG